The following proteins come from a genomic window of Paucimonas lemoignei:
- the marA gene encoding AraC family transcriptional regulator has protein sequence MTYAFESVLKHQNMRYSSSGKDALNPRAVVRVAFILMDNFSLMSLTAAMDALVTANLMSDAPVYEILKIGLKGRVAMSDLGIAIPVDLELAELRARHDLLLVVGGLRVELKSNLCLRRKLSAAAAAGTGMGGLWNGAYFLADARVMDGFQCAFHPDARAMMADAFPSLGISPRSYVIDRDRVTCAGASSSLRMMLEYIRCTKGNVLTRAVEEILGCDEYEKVSGVSTVAVDSDPTLPQSLKVALELMQKNIEEPLSLDDLAACAGVSKRQLERRFFRFVGAAPGRYYLELRLTRARQLVLQTNRSITDIAVATGFVSLPHFHKRFRDFFDAAPGSYRATYERRK, from the coding sequence ATGACCTACGCATTTGAAAGTGTCCTCAAGCATCAGAACATGCGCTATTCGTCCTCGGGCAAAGACGCGCTGAACCCCAGGGCGGTGGTGCGGGTTGCGTTCATCCTGATGGATAACTTTTCCTTGATGTCGTTGACCGCCGCCATGGACGCGCTGGTGACCGCCAACCTGATGAGCGACGCGCCTGTTTACGAAATACTGAAAATCGGTTTGAAGGGCAGGGTGGCGATGAGTGATCTGGGGATCGCCATCCCCGTGGATCTGGAACTTGCCGAGCTGCGCGCGCGGCATGACTTGTTGTTGGTGGTAGGCGGGCTGCGGGTCGAACTCAAGAGCAATCTCTGCCTGCGTCGCAAACTGTCCGCCGCTGCGGCTGCAGGCACCGGTATGGGAGGCCTGTGGAATGGCGCTTACTTTCTGGCCGATGCCCGGGTGATGGACGGCTTTCAATGCGCTTTTCATCCTGACGCGAGGGCGATGATGGCCGACGCTTTTCCCAGCCTGGGCATTTCACCGCGCAGTTATGTCATCGACCGCGATCGGGTGACCTGCGCAGGCGCCAGCAGCTCGTTGCGGATGATGCTGGAGTACATCCGCTGCACCAAAGGCAACGTGCTGACCCGTGCGGTTGAGGAAATCCTGGGGTGTGATGAATATGAAAAAGTATCCGGTGTTTCGACGGTGGCGGTGGACTCGGACCCGACCCTGCCGCAGTCCTTGAAAGTGGCTCTGGAGTTGATGCAGAAAAACATCGAGGAGCCGTTGAGTCTTGACGACCTGGCCGCGTGTGCCGGTGTGTCGAAACGTCAACTGGAGCGCCGTTTCTTTCGTTTCGTGGGCGCAGCGCCTGGCCGTTACTACCTGGAGCTGCGCCTGACTCGGGCTCGGCAATTGGTGTTGCAGACCAACCGATCCATCACCGATATCGCCGTGGCCACCGGTTTCGTCAGCCTGCCGCATTTTCACAAGCGGTTTCGGGACTTCTTTGACGCGGCGCCGGGCAGCTATCGCGCCACCTATGAAAGGCGCAAATAA
- the acrA_2 gene encoding multidrug efflux RND membrane fusion protein, with product MLSFFRLDPRRLLLCGGFLALSACGEPPVQEQMPPPTVSVETVKTQPLTITTELNGRLVSPRTAEVRARVAGIVLQRVYREGTDVKQGDVLFRIDPAPFQADVESAEAALRKAEATQYQTRLQAERYAELVQINAVSRQESENARAGFLQAQADVASTRAALKRARLNLGYATVTAPISGRISKAMVTEGALVGQGDATALATIQQLQPIYADINQSTRQISELRSALRQGQLQQLDRGQITATLIQEDGSAYPLKGKLLFSDLTVDQSTGQIVLRSEFPNPQNELLPGSFIRVTLDQAHTAEGITIAQRAVQRDAAGKALVMVVDAEGKTQERAVELGAVQNNRWVVKKGLGAGDRVVVAGLQHVQPGMAVSAEEESAQAPAQEQH from the coding sequence ATGCTGTCTTTTTTTCGTCTCGATCCACGCCGTTTGCTGCTGTGTGGTGGTTTTCTTGCGTTGAGTGCCTGCGGTGAGCCGCCGGTTCAAGAGCAGATGCCGCCTCCGACAGTCAGTGTGGAAACGGTCAAGACCCAGCCCCTGACCATTACTACCGAACTCAATGGCCGCCTGGTGTCGCCGCGCACTGCCGAGGTTCGGGCGCGGGTGGCTGGTATCGTGCTGCAGCGGGTGTATCGCGAAGGCACTGACGTCAAACAGGGTGATGTGCTGTTCCGCATTGATCCCGCGCCGTTTCAGGCCGACGTCGAAAGCGCCGAAGCCGCCTTGCGCAAGGCCGAAGCCACCCAGTACCAGACCCGCTTGCAGGCCGAGCGCTATGCCGAACTGGTGCAGATCAATGCCGTGAGTCGCCAGGAGTCCGAAAACGCCCGCGCCGGTTTTCTGCAAGCCCAGGCTGACGTGGCCTCGACCCGCGCGGCTCTGAAACGCGCACGCCTGAACCTGGGCTATGCCACCGTGACTGCGCCCATCTCCGGGCGCATCAGCAAGGCCATGGTCACTGAAGGCGCGCTGGTCGGGCAGGGCGACGCTACGGCGTTGGCGACCATTCAGCAATTGCAGCCGATCTATGCCGATATCAACCAGTCCACCCGGCAGATCAGCGAGTTGCGCAGCGCCTTGCGCCAGGGCCAATTGCAGCAGCTTGATCGCGGGCAAATCACCGCAACGCTGATTCAGGAAGACGGCAGCGCGTATCCCTTGAAAGGCAAGCTGCTGTTTTCCGACCTGACGGTGGATCAGAGCACCGGCCAGATCGTGCTGCGCAGTGAATTCCCCAACCCGCAGAACGAACTGCTGCCTGGCAGTTTCATCCGCGTGACCCTTGATCAGGCGCACACCGCCGAAGGAATCACCATTGCCCAGCGTGCGGTACAACGCGACGCCGCAGGCAAGGCACTGGTCATGGTCGTGGATGCCGAAGGCAAGACCCAGGAACGCGCCGTTGAACTGGGCGCCGTGCAGAACAATCGCTGGGTCGTGAAAAAAGGCCTGGGTGCCGGTGACCGTGTGGTGGTGGCAGGCTTGCAACATGTGCAGCCGGGTATGGCGGTGAGTGCAGAAGAAGAGAGCGCGCAAGCGCCTGCTCAGGAGCAACACTGA